The Paenibacillus mucilaginosus 3016 genome includes the window AGCATGCCGGATCCGAGGGCGTTGTCGATATCGACGGAGCTGACCCCTTCGGTATCCGCAATCCGCCCGATGGAGACGAAGGGGAATTCGAGCTGAAGCAGCTCATCGACCTGTTCCCGCGTCAGGATGGATTTCTCCATAATGAGCCCGTCGACCTTACGTCCGCGGACCAGCCGGTTCATGAAGTTGTCCGGGCCCGAAGACTGGATGTTCGAGATCGTCAGCTCGTAATGAAGCGGGCCGGCCACACTCTCGATTCCGCCGATGATCGTGTAGAAGAAGTGGTTGAGAAAATCGGCCCTTCGTGACAAGTCGACCAGCATTCCGATCGTGGAGCTGCTCTGTCTTGCCAGCTGGGTGGCGATGGTGCTCGGCGTATAGTTCATCTGCTTCATGATGGCCCGCACCCGGCGTTTGGTGTCGGGGGATACGGTTGGCGCATCGTTCATGACTTTGGACACCGTCGATTTGGCAACGTTCGCCGCCCTGGCGATGTCGTTGATCGTTACTTTTTTCATGGGAAGCCGCTTCTTTCGTTCAAATAAGGTAGGACTTACGCGGATGTCAGCGCACAAGCGCATCCATCACCCGGCTCGTCCGGATAGCTGTGGCCGCAGTGCTCGGGGAGCTTCCGCGTCCGAGGAGCTCGTCCACGATATGCTGGATGAGCGGCTGCTGCACGTGGGCGGGATTCGGGATGAGCAGCTCTTCCACGGACCCGTCCCGCAGCAGCCGTACGGGCGCTTCGGTGAAGGTGGAGAACTCGATGCGTCCCCGGGTGCCTGTTATTTCGTTATACTCCAGGTTCCGGTCCGCCGCAAAGCACCAGGTGCCGGTGCCGTGCGCGCCGGATTCGAACCGGTAGGCGCCCGTTACCGTGTCCTTGGCTTCATAGTAGCCGCCGAGGTTCGAGGAGAACCCGCTGGCGGCGCCGATGGGGCCGAGCAGGTAATCAAGCAGGTCGAGCGTATGGCTCGCCAGGTCGAAGAAGTAGCCGCCGCCCGACAGCTCGGGCCGGGTCCGCCAGGAGGCCGAGGTGCCGTTCACCTCATCCGGCTTGGGCCTGGCCACATGCATGGTATTGACGGCAAGCACCTCGCCGATCGCTCCGGCGTCCAGCCACTGCTTCACCTGAACGAACCGCGGAAGCGCCCTCCGGTAGTAGGCGACGTAGATGGGGACGCCGCTGCGTTCGGAGGCGGCCGTCATTTCTTCGCATTCCGCCGCATTCAGCGCCATCGGCTTCTCGACGTACACGGGCTTGCCGGCCCGGCACGCTTCAATGGCATACGATTTGTGGAACGCGGGCGGCGTTGCGATATAGACGGCGTCCACTTCCTCGTCCGCAATGAGATCTTCGGCCTGGTCGTACCATTTCGGTATGCCGTGCCCTTCTTGCGTAATCCTCCGCAAGCCGCCCGTCTCTTCTCATCACGGCGGTCAGCCGGGAGCCGTCGGCCTGCTGGAGCGCCGGACCGCTTTTGACTTCCGTCACATTGCCGCAGCCGATGATGCCCCATCTGATCTCTTTGTTCATCCTTTGCCTCATCCTCTCCTGCCGGCATTTGGTCCCATCCATTATATCAAGGGGGGGAGCGGGGGGCCACTTTCTTTTCCCCGGTGGCGGAGGCGGCCCTCTGTCTTGTCTTTTTTTGGAGAGCAGTGCTATAATGTGAGATACCATCGGATGCTTTCCGGATTTTGGGACACGTTCGTTCCGCCTGCAGTTCCCGTTCTTGATGCGGTGTACCTGGGAGGACGGCACAAGATACAGCTCTCACACCCCCTGTAACAGCATGAGCGGGGTCTTTGGTATGAATTTGGAGAAGGTTCACAAAGTGGGCTACAACGGTAGAGATGGGGGCTGTTTCGATATGAAAAAGATACTGGTTGTCGATGATTCGCTGTTTATGCGCATGATTCTGAAGAATGTGATCCAGGAGCTGGGGTACGAGATTGCGGCCGAGGCGAGCAACGGGATGGAAGCGCTGACAAAATATGAGGAGATCAAACCGGATCTTGTTACGCTCGATATTACGATGCCGGAGATGGACGGGATGACGGCACTCGAGGAGATCCGCAGCCGCGACCCTGAAGCGAAGGTGATCATGGTGTCGGCCATGGGGCAGCAGGCGCTGCTGATCCGGGCGGTTTCCATGGGAGCCAGTGATTTTATCGTGAAGCCGTTCAATAAAGACCGCGTACGCGAGGCGCTCAAGAAGGCATTCGCTTCCTGAGGAGGGGCCGGCCGGAGCTGCTCCTTCGAAGCCCGGTTTGCTGAAGTGAAGCAGGCATGCGGTGCAGATTCCCAATTGAGATAGGGAAAGGGACATCAGAGGAGGCCGGCACTTATGCGGGCCTCTTCAGCATGGCTTCGGGCAGGTGGAGGCCGGCCGCTATTTTGAATTCGGGACAGGTACCCGTTACAATTAAGAGGGGAAAAACCGTCTGCCGGGCATCCCTCACATTTTCGTCGAAGAAGGAGTGAATCGCAATGGAAGTATGGTATCATGGGCATTCCTGCGTCCAGCTGACGCACGGAGGCCATTCCCTGATTATCGATCCGTTCATTTCGGGCAACGGACTGGCCGTTACCCGTCCCGAGGACGTCAAAGTAGATCATATCCTGCTGACGCATGCGCATGCGGATCATATTCTCGATACGGTGCCGATCGCCAAAGCGAACGACGCCACGGTGGTCGCCACCTTCGAGCTGGCCGCCTATATGGGCTGGCAGGGGCTGAAGACCTTCGCGATGAACATCGGAGGGCGGACATCGCTCGGCTACGCGGATGTCGAGATGACGCCGGCGCTGCACAGCTCGGGCATCGTGCTGGAGGAAGAGAAGAAGATCATCTACGGCGGCATGCCGGGCGGCTTCGTCATCAAGTGGGCCGGCTTCACGATCTACCACAGCGGCGACACCTCGCTGTTCTCGGATATGAAGCTGATCGGCGAGCGCCACAGCATTGATCTGGCCTTCCTGCCGATCGGCGATGTCTTCACGATGGGGCCGGAAGACGCGGCGACCGCCGCCGCCTGGCTCGGAGCGAAGTCCGTCGTGCCGCTGCACTTCGACACCTTCCCGCCGATCCGCCAGGATGCGGAGAAGTTCGCGGCAGGGCTGTCGCAGCAGGGCATCCGAGGGATATCAATGCAGCCTGGAGAGAAGCGGGTCCTGGAGGCGTAACAGCCGGGCACCCTGCAGCATAGAGGAGGAATGGGTTGTGGGAGTGTTGGCAATCCCCGTAGAGACAACCGAACAGCTTGAGGAATGCTTCGGCATCCGCAGGCGTGTGTTCGTAGAAGAGCAGCAGGTGCCGGAGGAGGAAGAGATCGACGAGTTCGATGCAAGTCCTGCCGCCTGCCGCCACTGGCTGCTGCGGGATGGAGAAGAGCCGGTCGGCACCGGACGCTGGCGCATGTATGACGGGGAGACGGCCAAGCTGCAGCGGATCGCGGTGCTGAATTCCCGCCGCGGACAAGGCCTCGGCCGGACGATCATCGAGGCGATGGAGCAGGATGTGCGGAAGGCGGGCGTGCCGGCCGTCATTCTTGACGGACAGGTGCAGGCCGAAGCCTTCTACCGCAAGCTCGGCTACGAGACGATCTCGAAGGAGCCGTTCCTTGACGCGGGCATCTGGCATGTCCGGATGCGCAAGGAGCTGCGTCCCGAGGAAGCATAGCATTCAAAGGTAGGGAAGCCTAGCATCCTTGGAAGCATGACAGCCAAGGAAGCATAGAACCCGAGAAAGCATAACACAAAGAAAGCACACCACAAAGAAAGCGAAGGCCCGGGCCTCCGCTTTCTTTGTGTTACGGACTGCAGGCAGCAGACACGGCGGAAGGGAGTCTTCCTGCCGAATGCCTGCAAGCCCGCTCAAGCTTGTCAGCCGTTATTCCCCGCCGGCAAACTTCTTCGTGATCGTCTGAGCGGGCACCGGCCTGCTGAGCAGGTAGCCCTGAATCGCCGCACAGCGGCTGCGGGCCAGCCGTTCGCGCTGCTCCTCGGTCTCCACCCCTTCGGCCACCGTCCCCATGCCGAAGCTCAGGGCCAGGGTGATCAGGGCTTCGGCGATCGCGCCGTTGCCGCCCTCGTCCGTCATCTCCTGCACAAACGAGCGGTCGATCTTGATCGTCTTCACCGGGAGCTGCCGGATGAGTCCGAGCGACGAATAGCCCGTCCCGAAATCGTCGAGGGAGATCGAGACGCCGAGCTGGGCCAGATCCAGCAGCATCCGGCGGGTGTGCTCGAGGTCCCGCACGGCGGCCGTCTCGGTGATCTCGAGGATGAGCAGCTCCGGCGGAAGACCGGTCTGCTCCAGGACGGCACGCACCTCTTCAGGGAATCCGGAGCGCATGAGCTGGGCGGCCGACACATTGACCGAGACGGTCCATCGCTGCCCGAGGTCGTACCAGGCTTTGTTCTGCCTGCACGCTTCCCCCAGCACCCACTGGCCGATCGGCACGATGAGGCCGCACTCCTCCGCCACCGGGATGAACTCGACCGGAGGGACCAGGCCGGAGGCACCGGGCGCATTCCAGCGGATGAGGGCCTCCATGCCGATGATCCGGCCGGAAGAGAGCTCCGCCTGTGGCTGGTAATGCAGGACGAGCTCGCCGCGGTCGAGAGCCAGCCGCAGCCGCTGTTCCAGGCTGAAGCGGGCTTCGGACAAGCGGTTCATCTCCAGATCATAGACGCTGACGCGGTTCTTCCCAAGGCTCTTCGCCCGGTACATGGCATTGTCGGCATGCTTCATGAGCGTCTCGGTATCCGTACCGTCCTCGGGGTAGTGGGCGATGCCGATGCTCGACGTCAAGTGAAGCTCCTGGCTGTCAAGCACGAACGGCCGGCGGATCTCCTTCAGTATGAGGTGTGCCAGGTCCTCCGCTTCCCCGCGGTCCAGGTCGGCAAGCAGGACAAGGAACTCGTCCCCGCCCAGTCTTGCGATGAGATGCGGCCCCGGGACCGCCGACTTCAGGGATTCCGCCACATGCTGGAGCAGCTGATCGCCCGTGCCGTGACCGAGGACATCGTTGATCTGCTTGAACCGGTCGAGATCCAGCAGCAGGACGGCCATCCGCCGGTCCGGGTTCTCTTTGGCAAGCTCACCGAACCGTTTGTGGAACAGAGCCCGGTTTCCGACACGAGTCAGGGGATCGGTGTACGCCATCTCCCGGATCCGGTCCTCCGTAAGCTTCACGTCCGTCACGTCCCGGACGATATCCATCCGCAGCAGCTCATCTTCATATTCGAAGTAATCGCAGTCCAGGGCGACATGCATCACTTCGCCTTTTGCCGTAGTAAGGGGGAACACCAAGCCGCGGTGACGCTCCTGCCGGTCGAAGTCCCCGCGGAAATGAGCCAGCATGGCCTCGCGTTCTTCCTCGGGAAAAATCTCGAGCAGCGAGCTGCCCGGGGAGAGAGCAATATGGAACATGTTCTCCACCATGGGATTCAGCTCACGGATGCGGGCGGAGCTGTCCAGCACCATGATGCTGTGCGGGCTCGTCTCGAACAGGATGCGGAATCGGTTGCCGATCGAGGTCAGGAAACCGTATTTGACCATCAGGTAGCGGATCATCGCGGCCCAGATCACGGTGCCGTACACGAAGAACAGGGACGGAAGCGGCATCGGCGGCGGGAGCAGCTCGGCGAGCACCCCGAAGACCAGCACCCAGATGAAGAGGATCGAGGACGATGCGGCAAGGATCGTGTACTTGCGTTTCATCCGCTCGGTCGGGACCCGCCGTCTGGCCAGCAGCAGCAGCGGGACGAAGGCGGAGATATAGAAGAGCACGAAGATCATCAGGGCAAAGTAGCCCGAGGGCTCGATCACGAGCTTGTTCCAGGGACCGACCGCCTCGGTGCCGGTGAAGATCAGTTCCGTATGGCCTGTCTGGAAGATCAGCGCTAGAACCAGGGGAGGCGCATAACAGATGCCGTAGTAGAGCAGAGGATGCAGCCGTTCGTTCCAACGAACAAATTGGGTATAAAAATGGTAGGCGAATCCGATCGACAACCCTGCCGAGATTCCCGACCAGTTCTCCACAATCGCAATCGAATACTCGGGAGGCAGCAGCGCCCGCACCATCTCACCGAAGAAGAAGGAGGCGAGGGACAGCATCAGGGCGGCGGCCGTGCGGCTTTTGGCATCATGGCGCCATTCCATCTCGCAAGCCATAATCAGGCACAGAAGGCCGGGGAAAAAATAAAAGCCCCACAGCAGATAAGAAGTCAGTGTCATGGTGAACCTCCATATGTAGAACAGCCCAAACCATATAGTTTCAGTTTACCTTAAGATTCGACAAAAGTAACCGTTTTCCTCCCTGCCGGTTTATGCCATTGAAAGTGCAGGTGTCCTATAGAGAGAATTGGGAGGATATGTTAGACTATTGAACTATCGGCCGGACCCTGTAAGCCGCAGCCGACCAAACTGACTCAGACCGAGGTGACAAGCATGGCCAAAGGGCTTCCCAAAATTCCCATACGCGATTATGTGCTCCTGCTGTCCCAATACCTGAAAAACCAGCGGAGGAGCATGCTGCTGCTGACCTTCCTGCTGCTCTTCGGCATCGCCATGCAGCTCATCACGCCGCAGATCATACGCTATTTCATCGATACGGCACAGTCGCAGCCGAGCTCCCGGCCGCTCTATTACGCGGCGGGGCTTTTCCTCGCAGCTACGCTGCTGCAGCAGATCGTCAACGTGGGGGCGACCTACGTCGGGGCGAGCGTCGGCTGGATTGCGACCAACCAGCTGCGGCTGGATGTCGCCTCCCACTGTCTGCGGCTCGATATGTCGTTTCACAAATCCCAGACCTCCGGCGCCATCATCGAGCGGGTAGACGGGGACATCAACGCGCTGTCGAATTTCTTCTCGAGCTTCGTCATTACGCTGCTGAGCAACGTGATCCTGGTGGCCGGCATGCTGGTGCTGCTCTTCCGCGAGGGATGGCTGATCGGGACGGGAATGCTGTTCTTCGTGCTATTCGCCCTGGCCTCCATTCAATACATACGCCGCTTCGCCGTCCCCCATTGGGGCAAGCTCAGGGAGATCAGCGCCCGGTTCTACGGCTTTCTCGGGGAGCATCTCGAGGGAACGGAGGACACAAGGGCGAACGGGGCGACGGGCTACGTCATGTTCCGCTTCCATCAGCTCCTCAGGGAGTGGCTTCCGCTGCGCATCCGCGCTTTCCTCGGGTGGGCTTCGATGTGGATCACCACGCTGATCGTGTTCACGATCGGCAGCGCCGTCGCTTTCGCGATCAGCTACAGCCTGTGGAAGCAGGGGGCAATTACGCTCGGCACCGTGTACATGATCTTCTATTATACGGAGCTCATGGCCAAACCCATCGAGCAGATCCGCACCCAGATGGAGGATCTGCAGAAAGCCGACGCGAGCATCCTCCGGGTGAGGGAGCTGCTGGCCACCCCGGCCGCCATCCAGGACGGCCCCGGGACACCGGTGCCGGAAGGCCCGCTGTCCGTCGAGTTCGACCGGGTCTCCTTCAGCTATGACGGCTCCGGCCGGACGCTCGACGGCTTAAGCTTCCGCCTTGAGCCGGGCCAGGTGCTCGGGCTGCTCGGCCGTACGGGGAGCGGCAAGACGACGCTCGCCCGCCTGCTGCTCCGCTTCTACGATGCGGACGAAGGCGAGATCCGCATCGGCGGAACGGAGATCCGTGAACCGAAGCTGCAGCAGCTGCGGGGGCGTGTCGGCATGGTGACACAGAATATTGAGATCTTCCAGGGGACGCTGCGCGACAACCTGACCTTCTTCGACGATACGATCGGCGATGAGCGGGTGTCGGGGGTCCTGAGGGAGCTCGGCCTCCACGGCTGGCTGGAGTCGCTGCCGCAGGGGCTGGATACCCAGCTGGAATCCGGAGGCGGGGGATTGTCCGCAGGCGAAGCCCAGCTGCTGTCCTTCGCCCGGGTGTTCCTCGCCGATCCGGGGCTCGTCATTCTCGATGAAGCCTCTTCCCGGCTGGACCCGGCAACCGAGCAGCGGATCGAACGGGCGATGAACCGGCTGCTCGTCGGGCGCACCTGTATTATCATTGCCCACCGGCTGGCCACCATCGAGAGGGCCGACCGCATCCTGATTCTGCAGGAGGGCCGGATCATCGAGGAGGGGGAACGGGAGACGCTGCGGCGTGACCCGGGCTCCCGCTACGCCCGGATGCTGCAGGTGGGAATGGAGGAGATGCTGGTATGACGACCTTTACCTTCTTGTGGCGGCTGACCCGCTACCGGCTCGGGCTCTATTTCCTGAACGCGCTGGCTTGGACCCTGATCTACCTGGCGCCGATCGTGCCGGGACTGCTCACCAAAGCGTTCTTCGACATGCTGTCCGGCAGCTCGCCGTATGAGCTGGGCCTGGGCATGATTATCGTGCTGCTTGTCGCGGCGGCGCTCGGGCGTGTGGTGCTCATTATTTTCGGGTTCATGACCGATGTCCAGTTCCGCTTCCGGATCGGCGGCCTGCTCCGCCGCAACCTGCTCAGCCACGTGCTGAAGGAACCGGGGGCCCGTGCGATCCCGACCTCCCCGGGTGAGGCGATCTCCTCGTTCCGGGACGATGTCGAGCAGGTGGAGGAGACGGTGAGCTGGTCGGTGGACGCGTTCGGCATGACGCTGTTCGCGGCGGTCTCCTGCTACATCCTGATCGGGATCAACGCTCAGATGACCTTGTGGGTATTCCTGCCGCTTGTCCTCGTGGTGACCGTCGCCCAGCTGTCCACGGCGATGCTCCAGAAGTACCGGGCCGCCAGCCGAGAGGCGACCAGCCAGGTGACCGGGGCGATCTCGGAGATGTTCAGCACCGTGCAGTCCATCCAGGTGGCCGGCGCCGAAGACCGGGTGATCCGCCGGTTCAAGGAGCTGGGGGAGCAGCGCAGGGAAGCGATGCTGAAGGACCGGCTGCTGAGCACGTCGCTCGAGTCGATCTTCAGCAATGCAGTGAACTTCGGCACAGGGCTGATCCTGATCCTTGCAGCGGATTCCATGCGGACCGGCACGTTCACTGTGGGCGATTTTGCCTTGTTTGTTTACTATTTGAATTTCGTGACGCAGTTTATCCAGAATTTCGGCAAGTTCATGACCTACTTCAAGCAGAGCACCGTTGCGCAGGAGCGGCTGCAGAGCCTGCTGCAGGGTGCCCCGGCCGAGCGGCTGACGGAGCATCATCCGCTGCTGCTTCGCGGGAACCTGCCGGAGCCGCAGGAAGCGGAGCGCAGGCCCGAGGACCGGCTGCAGCAGCTCAGCGTCGCAGGCCTGACCTACCGCTATCCCGAGACGGGGCGGGGGATCGAGGGCATCGACTTCGAGCTTGGCCGCGGCGCCTTCGTCGTGATTACCGGCCGTGTCGGCTCCGGCAAGACGACGCTCGTGCGGACGCTGCTCGGTCTGCTGCCGAAGCAGGCGGGAGAGATCCGGTGGAACGGGAAGCGGGTCGAGGACCCTTC containing:
- a CDS encoding response regulator, with the translated sequence MKKILVVDDSLFMRMILKNVIQELGYEIAAEASNGMEALTKYEEIKPDLVTLDITMPEMDGMTALEEIRSRDPEAKVIMVSAMGQQALLIRAVSMGASDFIVKPFNKDRVREALKKAFAS
- a CDS encoding metal-dependent hydrolase → MEVWYHGHSCVQLTHGGHSLIIDPFISGNGLAVTRPEDVKVDHILLTHAHADHILDTVPIAKANDATVVATFELAAYMGWQGLKTFAMNIGGRTSLGYADVEMTPALHSSGIVLEEEKKIIYGGMPGGFVIKWAGFTIYHSGDTSLFSDMKLIGERHSIDLAFLPIGDVFTMGPEDAATAAAWLGAKSVVPLHFDTFPPIRQDAEKFAAGLSQQGIRGISMQPGEKRVLEA
- a CDS encoding ABC transporter ATP-binding protein, which encodes MAKGLPKIPIRDYVLLLSQYLKNQRRSMLLLTFLLLFGIAMQLITPQIIRYFIDTAQSQPSSRPLYYAAGLFLAATLLQQIVNVGATYVGASVGWIATNQLRLDVASHCLRLDMSFHKSQTSGAIIERVDGDINALSNFFSSFVITLLSNVILVAGMLVLLFREGWLIGTGMLFFVLFALASIQYIRRFAVPHWGKLREISARFYGFLGEHLEGTEDTRANGATGYVMFRFHQLLREWLPLRIRAFLGWASMWITTLIVFTIGSAVAFAISYSLWKQGAITLGTVYMIFYYTELMAKPIEQIRTQMEDLQKADASILRVRELLATPAAIQDGPGTPVPEGPLSVEFDRVSFSYDGSGRTLDGLSFRLEPGQVLGLLGRTGSGKTTLARLLLRFYDADEGEIRIGGTEIREPKLQQLRGRVGMVTQNIEIFQGTLRDNLTFFDDTIGDERVSGVLRELGLHGWLESLPQGLDTQLESGGGGLSAGEAQLLSFARVFLADPGLVILDEASSRLDPATEQRIERAMNRLLVGRTCIIIAHRLATIERADRILILQEGRIIEEGERETLRRDPGSRYARMLQVGMEEMLV
- a CDS encoding LacI family DNA-binding transcriptional regulator, with protein sequence MKKVTINDIARAANVAKSTVSKVMNDAPTVSPDTKRRVRAIMKQMNYTPSTIATQLARQSSSTIGMLVDLSRRADFLNHFFYTIIGGIESVAGPLHYELTISNIQSSGPDNFMNRLVRGRKVDGLIMEKSILTREQVDELLQLEFPFVSIGRIADTEGVSSVDIDNALGSGMLTDHLVEQGCRKLAFLGGEPADSIFESRSTGFHRSLKAHGLEGTVSCCEGSAAEGYRLTKELLASGYAPDGIITISNYVAFGVLQALQEANFRVPGDICVATFDDYPLAPYTTPPLTCLHLDTFELGIHAASMLMERIDGSVTGVENRLLLPTLIPRASTQRQRLKE
- a CDS encoding putative bifunctional diguanylate cyclase/phosphodiesterase, giving the protein MTLTSYLLWGFYFFPGLLCLIMACEMEWRHDAKSRTAAALMLSLASFFFGEMVRALLPPEYSIAIVENWSGISAGLSIGFAYHFYTQFVRWNERLHPLLYYGICYAPPLVLALIFQTGHTELIFTGTEAVGPWNKLVIEPSGYFALMIFVLFYISAFVPLLLLARRRVPTERMKRKYTILAASSSILFIWVLVFGVLAELLPPPMPLPSLFFVYGTVIWAAMIRYLMVKYGFLTSIGNRFRILFETSPHSIMVLDSSARIRELNPMVENMFHIALSPGSSLLEIFPEEEREAMLAHFRGDFDRQERHRGLVFPLTTAKGEVMHVALDCDYFEYEDELLRMDIVRDVTDVKLTEDRIREMAYTDPLTRVGNRALFHKRFGELAKENPDRRMAVLLLDLDRFKQINDVLGHGTGDQLLQHVAESLKSAVPGPHLIARLGGDEFLVLLADLDRGEAEDLAHLILKEIRRPFVLDSQELHLTSSIGIAHYPEDGTDTETLMKHADNAMYRAKSLGKNRVSVYDLEMNRLSEARFSLEQRLRLALDRGELVLHYQPQAELSSGRIIGMEALIRWNAPGASGLVPPVEFIPVAEECGLIVPIGQWVLGEACRQNKAWYDLGQRWTVSVNVSAAQLMRSGFPEEVRAVLEQTGLPPELLILEITETAAVRDLEHTRRMLLDLAQLGVSISLDDFGTGYSSLGLIRQLPVKTIKIDRSFVQEMTDEGGNGAIAEALITLALSFGMGTVAEGVETEEQRERLARSRCAAIQGYLLSRPVPAQTITKKFAGGE
- a CDS encoding GNAT family N-acetyltransferase; protein product: MGVLAIPVETTEQLEECFGIRRRVFVEEQQVPEEEEIDEFDASPAACRHWLLRDGEEPVGTGRWRMYDGETAKLQRIAVLNSRRGQGLGRTIIEAMEQDVRKAGVPAVILDGQVQAEAFYRKLGYETISKEPFLDAGIWHVRMRKELRPEEA
- a CDS encoding ABC transporter ATP-binding protein — translated: MTTFTFLWRLTRYRLGLYFLNALAWTLIYLAPIVPGLLTKAFFDMLSGSSPYELGLGMIIVLLVAAALGRVVLIIFGFMTDVQFRFRIGGLLRRNLLSHVLKEPGARAIPTSPGEAISSFRDDVEQVEETVSWSVDAFGMTLFAAVSCYILIGINAQMTLWVFLPLVLVVTVAQLSTAMLQKYRAASREATSQVTGAISEMFSTVQSIQVAGAEDRVIRRFKELGEQRREAMLKDRLLSTSLESIFSNAVNFGTGLILILAADSMRTGTFTVGDFALFVYYLNFVTQFIQNFGKFMTYFKQSTVAQERLQSLLQGAPAERLTEHHPLLLRGNLPEPQEAERRPEDRLQQLSVAGLTYRYPETGRGIEGIDFELGRGAFVVITGRVGSGKTTLVRTLLGLLPKQAGEIRWNGKRVEDPSEFFIPPHSAYTPQIPRLYSDTLQNNILLGMRADPARVGRAVHAAVLEEDLERLGAGMETVIGPRGVKLSGGQAQRTAAARMFVREAELLVFDDLSSALDVDTESRLWERLEEQRSGAACLVVSHRRSALARADRILVLKDGRVEASGRLEELLERSEELRRLWYRGEE